In Ipomoea triloba cultivar NCNSP0323 chromosome 15, ASM357664v1, one genomic interval encodes:
- the LOC116005600 gene encoding uncharacterized protein LOC116005600, whose protein sequence is MIVLGLLEKLKVLKLDDNAFSGEHWDLSSDVIFKGLQYLRIGKMNLKTWTAVDSKKSFPVLESLVIRNCIFLQNIPQDFANMDSLKVMELFEVKVSDFAREICEKRHGKTNVKINGFNLFITPLPSQATVHNQAYGNEHVNTRGFHHSSTSIQSQEIVNNQATQAYGDENVNTSRFDQPSTSTSSQEIVHKQSNREENVNTSGFDHPSTSTPSQEIVCDDD, encoded by the exons ATGATTGTATTGGGATTGTTGGAGAAACTCAAAGTGCTCAAGTTGGATGACAATGCATTCTCAGGAGAACATTGGGATCTAAGCAGTGATGTTATTTTCAAAGGGCTTCAGTATTTGCGCATTGGTAAGATGAACCTCAAAACATGGACAGCTGTGGACTCAAAGAAAAGCTTTCCAGTTCTTGAAAGCCTGGTTATCAGGAATTGTATTTTCCTACAAAATATTCCACAGGATTTTGCTAACATGGACAGCCTTAAAGTGATGGAACTGTTTGAGGTGAAGGTGTCTGATTTTGCAAGAGAGATTTGTGAGAAAAGGCATGGCAAAACAAATGTCAAAATCAATGGATTCAACCTCTTCATCACTCCTCTTCCGTCACAAGCAACA GTACATAACCAAGCATATGGGAATGAACATGTCAACACGAGAGGATTCCACCACTCCAGCACCTCTATTCAGTCACAAGAAATT GTAAATAACCAAGCTACCCAAGCATATGGGGATGAAAATGTCAACACCAGTAGATTCGACCAACCCAGCACCTCTACTTCATCACAAGAAATT GTACATAAGCAATCAAACAGGGAGGAAAATGTCAACACCAGTGGATTCGACCACCCCAGCACCTCTACTCCGTCACAAGAAATA GTTTGTGATGATGATTAA